A single region of the Hyphomicrobiales bacterium genome encodes:
- a CDS encoding hypothetical protein (Evidence 5 : Unknown function) — MLFPPATWAQGYSCTRNRSAWQAEIRAFFLFFADRSKSMPRNSIEAAKAHGFPKIRAKIAVSALRSP; from the coding sequence GTGCTGTTTCCTCCTGCGACTTGGGCGCAGGGCTATAGTTGCACACGAAACCGCAGTGCATGGCAAGCGGAAATCCGCGCTTTCTTCCTATTTTTTGCGGATCGCTCCAAATCCATGCCCAGAAATTCGATAGAGGCAGCAAAAGCCCACGGTTTTCCAAAAATCAGAGCGAAAATTGCCGTTTCTGCGCTGAGAAGCCCGTGA
- the adc gene encoding putative acetoacetate decarboxylase 2 (Evidence 3 : Putative function from multiple computational evidences), translating into MKEHEVREQAFAMPLTSPAYPPGPYRFVDREYMIITYRTDPERLRALVPEPLEITEPVVKYEFIRMPNSTGFGDYTETGQVIPVSFQGRKGGYTHCMFLNDHPPIAGGRELWGFPKKLASPVLRAEIDTLVGTLDYGPVRVATGTMGYKHKVVPEESVKAALLAPNFLLKIVPHVDGSPRICEIVEYYLEDVTIKGAWSGPAALSLEPHALAPVAELPILEVMSALHIIADLTLGLGKVVHDYLR; encoded by the coding sequence ATGAAAGAGCATGAAGTGCGTGAGCAGGCTTTCGCCATGCCTCTGACAAGCCCGGCTTATCCGCCCGGGCCTTACCGTTTCGTCGATCGCGAGTATATGATCATCACGTATCGCACGGACCCCGAGCGACTGCGGGCGCTGGTGCCGGAACCGCTGGAAATCACCGAGCCGGTCGTGAAGTATGAATTCATCCGGATGCCCAATTCTACCGGCTTTGGTGACTATACAGAGACCGGGCAGGTCATCCCCGTCTCCTTCCAGGGGCGCAAGGGCGGCTATACGCACTGCATGTTCCTGAACGACCATCCGCCGATCGCTGGCGGGCGTGAGTTGTGGGGCTTTCCCAAGAAGCTTGCCTCACCCGTCCTGCGCGCTGAGATCGACACCCTTGTCGGCACGCTCGACTACGGCCCGGTCCGCGTCGCCACCGGCACAATGGGCTACAAGCACAAGGTTGTGCCCGAGGAGTCGGTGAAAGCGGCACTGCTGGCGCCGAACTTTCTTCTGAAGATCGTCCCGCATGTCGACGGGTCGCCCCGCATCTGTGAGATCGTCGAGTACTATCTTGAAGATGTCACCATCAAAGGAGCGTGGTCAGGGCCGGCGGCGCTGTCGTTGGAGCCCCATGCGCTGGCGCCTGTGGCCGAGCTGCCGATTCTGGAGGTCATGTCGGCGCTCCACATCATCGCCGATCTGACTTTGGGGCTCGGCAAGGTCGTGCATGACTATTTGCGCTGA
- a CDS encoding N-acetylmuramoyl-L-alanine amidase codes for MTEPPSRLPRPDSAVAAKVFASPNHGERLINGAHPQGDDIRAPDMLILHYTGMPEAGEALNRLCSPVSEVSAHYFVFENGHVLQLVPEARRAWHAGLSFWQGETDINSASIGIEIANPGHPGGMPSYPDAQIAAVIALSRDIVTRWGIRADRVLAHSDVAPARKLDPGEIFPWERLHAADVGHWVRPADITGGRFFSPGDRGQPIEAVQAMFALYGYGIAITGVYDSETEAVVAAFQRHFRPSRVDGIADSSTLTTLRDLIASRPHRRTA; via the coding sequence ATGACCGAGCCACCGAGCCGTCTGCCGCGTCCGGATAGCGCCGTTGCCGCCAAGGTCTTTGCGTCTCCCAATCACGGCGAGCGCCTCATCAATGGCGCGCATCCCCAAGGCGATGACATCCGTGCGCCAGACATGCTCATCTTGCATTACACCGGGATGCCGGAGGCCGGTGAGGCCTTGAACCGGCTTTGCAGCCCGGTCTCGGAGGTCTCTGCCCACTATTTCGTGTTCGAGAATGGGCATGTCCTGCAACTCGTGCCCGAGGCGCGACGCGCCTGGCACGCCGGCCTTTCTTTCTGGCAGGGCGAGACGGATATCAATTCGGCATCGATCGGTATCGAGATCGCTAATCCCGGCCATCCCGGCGGCATGCCTTCCTACCCGGACGCGCAGATCGCCGCCGTGATTGCCCTTTCACGCGACATCGTCACGCGCTGGGGTATCCGGGCCGACCGTGTTCTCGCCCATTCCGACGTTGCCCCGGCACGTAAGCTGGATCCGGGCGAGATTTTTCCCTGGGAACGTCTCCATGCGGCGGACGTCGGGCATTGGGTTCGCCCTGCTGATATCACTGGCGGGCGCTTCTTCAGCCCTGGCGACAGGGGGCAGCCGATTGAGGCCGTGCAGGCGATGTTCGCCCTTTACGGCTATGGCATCGCGATCACGGGTGTATACGACTCTGAGACAGAAGCGGTCGTAGCGGCTTTCCAGCGCCACTTCCGACCATCGCGTGTCGACGGGATCGCGGATAGCTCCACATTGACGACGTTACGCGATCTCATCGCCTCACGCCCGCACCGGCGCACCGCCTGA
- a CDS encoding Novel Xylose regulator from LacI family — protein sequence MIVPIARVTLQDVAEEAGVSLATVDRVLNGRPGVRERTMARVQTAIDRLGYRPDPLAARLARNETFRFCFIMPAGSNSFMRLLEEQIAATADWLAGQRAFIDVRRVDVFDPETLAQALEGLDTRYRGVAVVALDHPRVRGAIDDLVGRGVAVVTLVSDAPASRRLRYVGIDNTAAGRTAGALLGRFAAGRKGTIGVVAGSLALRDHAERLLGFFQVVSGEFEGLRVLAAEEGRDDIALTQKVVEHIIARNTDLVGIYNAGAGLQGLAAAVRAARRDQELIIIGHELTGHSRRLLLHGVIDAVINQDPGHEARSAARILLAHCSGEPILAEQERIRIDIFLRDNLP from the coding sequence ATGATTGTTCCCATCGCACGAGTCACACTCCAGGACGTCGCCGAAGAGGCGGGCGTTTCGCTCGCGACAGTTGATCGCGTCCTCAACGGGCGTCCGGGTGTCCGGGAGCGCACGATGGCGCGTGTGCAAACCGCCATTGATCGGCTGGGCTATCGGCCGGATCCGTTGGCGGCAAGACTTGCCCGCAATGAAACGTTCCGCTTCTGCTTCATCATGCCCGCGGGTAGCAATAGCTTCATGCGGCTTCTTGAGGAGCAGATCGCGGCGACAGCCGATTGGCTCGCGGGTCAGCGTGCTTTCATCGACGTGCGGCGCGTTGATGTCTTCGATCCGGAGACCCTGGCGCAGGCGCTGGAAGGGCTCGACACGCGTTATCGAGGTGTCGCGGTTGTCGCGCTCGACCATCCACGTGTCAGAGGAGCGATCGATGATCTCGTCGGGCGCGGCGTCGCTGTGGTCACGTTGGTATCAGACGCCCCGGCCTCGCGGCGGCTGCGCTACGTCGGTATCGACAATACCGCTGCCGGACGTACCGCGGGGGCCCTCTTGGGCCGCTTCGCAGCGGGGCGGAAAGGCACCATAGGCGTTGTTGCCGGTTCTCTGGCGTTGCGCGACCACGCCGAGCGCCTATTGGGGTTCTTCCAGGTCGTCTCCGGGGAATTTGAGGGGCTTCGCGTGCTCGCCGCGGAGGAGGGCAGGGACGATATCGCCCTCACGCAGAAGGTGGTCGAACACATCATCGCCCGCAATACCGATCTGGTCGGGATCTACAACGCCGGGGCCGGCCTGCAGGGGTTGGCCGCAGCCGTGCGAGCCGCCCGGCGCGATCAGGAACTGATCATCATTGGCCACGAACTGACCGGCCATTCGCGGCGCCTGCTGCTGCATGGCGTAATCGATGCCGTGATCAATCAGGATCCAGGGCACGAGGCCCGCTCGGCCGCCCGCATCCTGCTGGCGCATTGCAGCGGTGAACCGATCCTCGCGGAGCAGGAGCGCATCCGCATTGATATCTTCCTCCGCGACAACCTGCCTTGA
- a CDS encoding Dienelactone hydrolase has translation MRAVVAGVLLCMVTAALCQAEPVSDLTDGRVGAIEFASRTPAGPTEMMAGGGRPSTIIGQLTIPTASRTPGPAMIVMHGSGGILPGRENDWAARFNELGVATFVVDSFKPRGFASTGDDQSRLPLAASVTDALTALKLLATHPGIAKDRIGIVGYSKGGQIALYTTLEPFRRAVIDDELRFALHIAFYSSCSIPYTSEEVSPAPVFLLLGGDDDYTPAAHCGRYVDFLRSKGALVEMFVFAGAHHGFDLPTPVRYLPRAQTARDCGLDIALDPVVARRWDTGMVVQPRDIGVYLRSCMQRGASYGGNPTARAEADQIVGRAVQTFLRERK, from the coding sequence ATGCGCGCCGTTGTTGCCGGGGTGCTGTTATGCATGGTCACGGCGGCCTTGTGCCAGGCGGAGCCGGTGTCCGACCTTACGGATGGTCGCGTTGGGGCCATCGAGTTTGCATCGCGGACGCCGGCCGGCCCGACGGAGATGATGGCCGGCGGCGGGAGGCCGTCGACGATCATAGGGCAGCTGACCATTCCGACCGCATCGCGGACGCCAGGACCTGCGATGATCGTCATGCACGGCAGTGGTGGCATTCTCCCGGGACGCGAGAATGACTGGGCCGCGCGCTTCAACGAGCTGGGAGTGGCGACATTCGTCGTCGACAGCTTCAAGCCTCGCGGCTTCGCAAGCACCGGCGATGATCAAAGCCGACTTCCGCTGGCCGCGAGCGTGACCGACGCATTGACAGCGTTGAAGCTGCTCGCCACTCATCCGGGTATCGCGAAGGACCGCATCGGCATCGTCGGATACTCCAAGGGCGGCCAAATCGCGCTGTATACGACACTCGAGCCTTTCCGCCGGGCCGTCATTGACGATGAACTGCGCTTCGCGCTGCACATCGCTTTCTATTCATCCTGCTCGATCCCCTACACATCGGAGGAGGTGTCGCCCGCCCCTGTATTCCTCCTGCTCGGCGGCGACGATGACTACACGCCTGCGGCTCATTGCGGTCGCTACGTGGACTTCCTCCGGAGCAAGGGCGCGCTCGTGGAAATGTTCGTCTTCGCCGGCGCCCATCATGGCTTTGATTTGCCGACGCCGGTCCGCTATTTGCCGCGGGCGCAGACGGCGCGGGATTGCGGCCTCGATATCGCGCTTGATCCTGTTGTGGCCCGGCGTTGGGATACCGGCATGGTTGTTCAGCCGCGTGATATCGGTGTCTATCTGCGTTCATGCATGCAGCGCGGCGCATCCTATGGTGGCAACCCGACCGCTCGCGCTGAGGCCGACCAAATCGTGGGGCGCGCTGTCCAGACATTCCTGCGGGAGCGCAAATAG
- a CDS encoding hypothetical protein (Evidence 5 : Unknown function) — protein MTSESLSCALMSRTDLDHCTDPVDILLVEHARQRASLDRVIRTIEDQNIDIATVAAVMRPLTVDAPLHRADEEDSLFPLLFQRKRREDNMEPLIRQLLGEHHILEDAAAMVTVQLADCRQSGCIQLPIALRADLLKLVFLAEAHLALENGIVLPMAHQRLTLCDRLSIGRDFRSRRARSRIFTGPHLVQSGPSHLRH, from the coding sequence ATGACATCGGAAAGCCTCTCCTGCGCATTGATGTCGAGGACCGATCTCGATCATTGCACCGATCCGGTCGATATACTGCTCGTGGAGCACGCTCGTCAGCGAGCGAGCCTCGATCGCGTGATCCGCACGATTGAAGACCAGAACATCGATATTGCAACTGTGGCAGCGGTTATGCGTCCTTTGACAGTCGATGCCCCGCTTCATCGCGCCGACGAAGAGGACAGCCTGTTCCCGTTGCTGTTTCAGCGGAAACGCCGGGAAGACAATATGGAGCCTTTGATCAGGCAGTTGCTTGGTGAGCACCATATTCTAGAGGACGCGGCCGCCATGGTCACGGTGCAACTCGCGGATTGCCGTCAGAGTGGTTGTATCCAGCTTCCCATCGCGCTCCGCGCCGACTTGCTTAAGCTCGTCTTCCTGGCCGAAGCGCATCTGGCGCTCGAGAATGGCATCGTACTGCCTATGGCGCACCAGCGCCTGACGCTCTGCGATCGTCTGTCGATCGGACGCGATTTCCGCTCACGGCGAGCACGCTCGCGGATCTTCACCGGGCCTCATCTCGTGCAGAGTGGTCCATCCCACCTTCGCCACTAG
- a CDS encoding NTE family protein produces MPKKGLRKSHRTVQRPPFDSIALLLQGGGALGSYQAGVYEALAEAELHPDWIAGISIGAINSAIIAGNAPNERVGKLRQFWEEITARPYWDFLTPVAQKTARGDAARGVFNQYSALYALSGGTPGFFTPRYPPPWMMPAGSPEATSYYDTSELRGTLERLIDFDRLNHDGMRLSVGAVNVRSGNFSYFDTATHVIRPEHIMASGALPPGFPAVEIDGEFYWDGGLVSNTPLQWVVQNSRQDTLAFQVDLWSARGQFPADLSQVSVRQKEVQFSSRTRASTDQFKRIQRLRVTLADFLATLPDEYKTGSDYDILKNASDRHLYNIVHLIYRSKNYEGDSKDYEFSRISMEDHWRAGYHDAVRSLRHEEIYQRPTNIEGVMTFDCATSGYD; encoded by the coding sequence ATGCCGAAAAAAGGCCTGAGGAAGAGCCACAGGACGGTCCAGCGGCCGCCGTTTGATTCGATTGCGCTCTTGCTTCAGGGAGGCGGGGCGCTCGGGTCCTATCAGGCGGGTGTTTATGAGGCGCTGGCGGAGGCCGAACTTCATCCGGATTGGATTGCTGGCATCTCCATTGGAGCGATCAACTCCGCCATTATCGCGGGCAACGCCCCGAATGAGCGCGTCGGCAAGCTGCGCCAGTTCTGGGAAGAAATAACCGCGCGTCCTTACTGGGATTTCCTGACTCCGGTGGCTCAGAAGACGGCACGTGGCGATGCCGCACGCGGTGTGTTCAACCAGTATAGCGCCCTCTATGCTCTGTCGGGTGGGACTCCTGGCTTCTTCACGCCGCGCTATCCGCCGCCCTGGATGATGCCGGCGGGATCCCCCGAGGCGACGAGTTATTATGATACGAGCGAGCTGCGCGGTACCCTGGAGCGCCTCATCGATTTCGACCGGCTGAACCATGATGGCATGCGGCTCAGCGTTGGCGCCGTGAATGTCCGCAGCGGCAACTTCTCCTATTTCGATACAGCCACGCATGTCATTCGCCCCGAGCATATCATGGCGAGCGGTGCGCTGCCGCCGGGGTTCCCTGCCGTCGAAATCGATGGGGAGTTCTACTGGGATGGAGGACTCGTCTCCAATACGCCACTGCAGTGGGTAGTGCAGAACTCGCGTCAGGACACTCTGGCTTTCCAGGTGGATCTCTGGAGCGCGCGTGGTCAGTTTCCTGCTGATCTGTCACAGGTGTCTGTGCGGCAGAAGGAAGTGCAATTCTCCAGCCGTACACGTGCCAGTACCGATCAATTCAAACGGATTCAGCGGCTGCGCGTAACGCTTGCGGATTTTCTTGCGACATTGCCGGATGAATACAAGACAGGATCAGACTACGATATATTGAAAAATGCGTCGGATCGGCATCTTTATAATATTGTTCATCTAATTTATCGCTCAAAGAACTACGAGGGCGACAGTAAGGATTATGAATTTTCTCGGATAAGCATGGAAGATCATTGGCGCGCGGGATATCACGATGCCGTCCGCTCCCTCAGGCACGAGGAGATCTACCAGCGTCCGACGAATATCGAGGGCGTCATGACCTTCGACTGTGCGACGAGCGGCTATGATTGA
- a CDS encoding Cold shock protein CspC: MFAPPSGPVIEATVKWFNPSKGFGFVACSDGSGDAFLSLRTLEAAGHAGAEAGARAMVRLRDGPKGPQVSEVVELEDLPPQQRAPRPSAPRFGGGGGGGGGGYPPRADGPSEELNGTVKWYNRDKGFGFVQPDDGGRDVFVHASTLQRAGLNDLAEGQRVQMSVVAGAKGREAANIAESY; the protein is encoded by the coding sequence ATGTTCGCACCGCCTTCCGGTCCTGTCATTGAAGCAACCGTGAAGTGGTTTAATCCCAGCAAGGGCTTCGGCTTCGTTGCCTGCTCCGACGGCTCGGGTGACGCGTTCCTGTCATTGCGTACGCTTGAGGCCGCAGGCCATGCTGGCGCAGAGGCAGGCGCGCGCGCCATGGTACGTTTGCGCGACGGACCCAAGGGCCCGCAGGTGTCCGAAGTCGTGGAGCTCGAGGATCTGCCGCCGCAGCAGCGCGCCCCACGTCCATCCGCGCCTCGTTTTGGCGGCGGCGGCGGTGGCGGCGGTGGTGGCTATCCGCCCCGTGCCGACGGTCCGTCCGAGGAGCTGAACGGCACCGTGAAGTGGTACAACCGCGATAAGGGCTTTGGCTTTGTCCAGCCTGACGATGGCGGACGGGACGTGTTCGTTCATGCCTCGACCCTCCAGCGTGCCGGTCTCAATGACCTCGCTGAAGGTCAGCGGGTGCAGATGAGCGTGGTTGCTGGCGCCAAGGGACGCGAAGCGGCGAATATCGCCGAGAGTTACTGA
- the pyc gene encoding Pyruvate carboxylase, with translation MKIKRLLVANRSEIAIRVFRAATELGIQTVAIYAEEDKLSLHRFKADEAYQVGRGAHGEKTLGPLEAYLAIDEVIRVAKAAKVDAIHPGYGFLSESPEFAEACASAGIVFIGPRPQTMRTLGNKVAARNLAISVGVPVMPATAPLPDDPAEIKRLAAEVGYPVMLKASWGGGGRGMRPIESEDALIDSVTTARREAKAAFGKDEVYLEKLVRRARHVEVQLLGDTHGNLVHVFERDCSIQRRHQKVVERAPAPFLEDDQRQALCEAALKIGRATGYVGAGTVEFLMDADTGAFYFIEVNPRIQVEHTVTEVVTGLDIVKAQIRIAEGGHIGNVAETGIPAQDGIHLNGHALQCRITTENPENNFIPDYGRISAYRGAFGFGIRVDGGTAYSGAVVTRFYDPMLEKVTAWAQTPEEATHRMNRALREYRIRGVATNLTFLEALLDHPSFIKAEYTTRFIDDTPELFQFSRRRDRATKLLTYVADVTVNGHPEVKNRPRPPAEARKPVAPVFAAEKPAGSKQLLDNLGAKAFGQWMRAEERVLFTDTTMRDAHQSLIATRMRTHDIVGIADAYASGLPQLLSLECWGGATFDVAMRFLNEDPWERLALLRERVPNLMLQMLLRGANGVGYTNYPDNVVRFFVAEAAKGGIDLFRIFDCLNWVENMRVAIEAVGETGKIAEGAICYTGDILDPDRSKYSLKYYVGLAKALEAAGCHVLGLKDMGGLLRPAAARVLVKALREEVGLPLHVHTHDTSGISAASMLAAVDAGADAVDGAMDAMSGLTSQPCLGSMVEALRHSERESGLDPEAIRQISFYWEAVRAQYAAFESDLKAGASEVYLHEMPGGQFTNLKEQARSLGLETRWHEVAKAYRAANDLFGDIVKVTPSSKVVGDLALTMVAQDLTPADILDPDREIAFPASVVEMLRGDLGQPPGGWPEGLVRKALKGETPSTARPGSLLADCDLDAARSEAAKVLDEDAGDAALAAHLMYPKVFAEFAGAQRKYGPVSMLPTPVFFYGMGVGDEISVEIEKGKALVLRLQAIGETDEEGQVRVFFELNGQPRIAKVPNRVAVASQPERRKAEDGNDAHVAAPMPGSVSSIAVAVGQPVKAGDVLLTIEAMKMETTLHASRDGTVAEILVHRASPIDAKDLLIVLS, from the coding sequence ATGAAGATCAAAAGGCTGTTAGTCGCCAACCGTTCGGAAATCGCGATCCGCGTTTTCCGCGCCGCCACCGAGCTCGGCATCCAGACGGTCGCGATCTACGCCGAGGAGGACAAGCTCTCGCTTCACCGCTTCAAGGCTGACGAGGCCTATCAGGTGGGGCGCGGGGCCCATGGGGAGAAGACATTAGGTCCGTTGGAGGCATATCTCGCGATCGACGAGGTGATCCGGGTCGCCAAGGCCGCGAAGGTCGATGCCATCCACCCGGGTTATGGCTTTCTGTCGGAGAGTCCCGAATTCGCCGAGGCCTGCGCTTCCGCCGGGATTGTCTTCATTGGCCCACGTCCGCAGACCATGCGAACGCTCGGCAACAAGGTCGCTGCGCGCAACCTCGCCATAAGCGTGGGCGTGCCGGTCATGCCCGCCACCGCTCCGCTGCCAGACGATCCCGCCGAGATCAAGCGGTTGGCCGCTGAGGTTGGCTATCCCGTGATGCTCAAGGCCTCCTGGGGGGGCGGCGGGCGCGGCATGCGCCCGATCGAGAGCGAGGACGCGCTGATTGATTCGGTGACGACTGCTCGCCGTGAGGCCAAGGCGGCCTTCGGCAAGGACGAGGTCTATCTCGAAAAGCTCGTGCGTCGCGCACGCCATGTCGAGGTGCAGCTTCTCGGCGATACGCACGGCAATCTCGTGCATGTATTCGAGCGCGACTGCTCCATTCAGCGCCGTCACCAGAAGGTGGTGGAGCGCGCTCCGGCCCCTTTCCTCGAGGATGATCAGCGGCAGGCGCTTTGCGAGGCTGCGCTCAAGATCGGCCGCGCCACCGGCTATGTCGGTGCTGGCACCGTCGAATTCCTCATGGATGCCGATACAGGCGCCTTCTATTTCATCGAGGTCAATCCGCGCATCCAGGTGGAGCATACCGTCACCGAGGTCGTAACCGGGCTCGACATCGTCAAGGCGCAGATCCGCATTGCGGAGGGCGGCCATATTGGCAATGTCGCGGAGACGGGTATTCCCGCCCAGGATGGCATCCACCTCAACGGCCATGCGCTTCAGTGCCGTATCACCACGGAAAACCCGGAAAACAACTTCATCCCGGACTACGGGCGGATCTCGGCCTACCGCGGCGCCTTCGGCTTCGGCATCCGGGTTGACGGCGGAACGGCCTATTCCGGCGCGGTCGTGACGCGCTTCTACGATCCGATGTTGGAGAAGGTCACGGCGTGGGCGCAGACGCCGGAGGAAGCGACCCACCGCATGAACCGGGCGCTGCGCGAGTACCGTATTCGCGGCGTCGCCACCAATCTCACCTTTCTGGAAGCGCTGCTTGACCACCCGAGCTTCATCAAGGCCGAGTATACGACGCGCTTCATCGACGATACGCCCGAACTGTTCCAGTTCAGCCGGCGTCGCGACCGCGCGACGAAGCTCCTGACCTATGTGGCCGACGTCACGGTGAACGGCCATCCCGAGGTGAAGAACCGTCCGCGCCCGCCGGCTGAAGCGCGCAAGCCGGTCGCGCCAGTCTTCGCCGCGGAGAAGCCAGCAGGTAGCAAGCAATTGCTGGATAACCTGGGTGCGAAGGCCTTCGGCCAGTGGATGCGCGCAGAAGAGCGGGTTCTGTTCACCGACACCACCATGCGTGATGCGCATCAGTCGCTGATCGCGACGCGTATGCGTACCCATGACATCGTGGGGATCGCCGATGCCTACGCATCTGGCCTGCCGCAACTTCTGTCGCTCGAATGCTGGGGGGGCGCGACCTTCGACGTGGCCATGCGCTTCCTCAACGAGGATCCCTGGGAGCGTCTGGCACTCCTGCGCGAGCGTGTGCCCAATCTCATGCTGCAGATGCTGCTGCGCGGGGCCAATGGCGTCGGCTATACGAATTATCCCGACAATGTCGTGCGTTTCTTCGTGGCTGAAGCGGCCAAGGGCGGCATAGACCTCTTCCGCATCTTCGACTGCCTCAACTGGGTCGAGAACATGCGGGTCGCGATCGAGGCGGTCGGAGAAACGGGCAAGATCGCCGAGGGCGCGATCTGCTACACCGGCGACATTCTCGATCCCGACCGCTCGAAGTATTCACTGAAGTACTATGTCGGTCTTGCCAAGGCGCTGGAGGCCGCTGGCTGCCATGTCCTCGGGCTCAAGGACATGGGCGGTTTGTTGCGTCCGGCTGCCGCCCGCGTGCTCGTGAAGGCGCTGCGGGAAGAGGTGGGATTGCCGCTTCATGTCCATACCCACGATACCTCCGGCATTTCAGCGGCGAGTATGCTGGCGGCGGTCGATGCTGGTGCCGATGCTGTCGACGGCGCCATGGATGCCATGTCCGGCCTGACATCGCAGCCCTGTCTCGGCTCGATGGTGGAGGCATTGCGACACAGCGAGCGTGAAAGCGGGCTCGATCCGGAGGCGATCCGCCAGATCAGCTTTTACTGGGAGGCGGTGCGCGCGCAGTACGCGGCCTTCGAGAGCGACCTCAAGGCGGGAGCTTCGGAGGTTTATCTCCACGAAATGCCCGGCGGGCAGTTCACCAATCTCAAGGAACAGGCGCGCTCGCTTGGCCTGGAGACCCGCTGGCACGAGGTCGCCAAGGCCTATCGCGCGGCAAACGATCTCTTTGGCGACATTGTGAAGGTGACGCCGTCGTCCAAGGTCGTCGGCGATCTCGCGCTCACCATGGTGGCCCAGGATCTCACCCCAGCCGACATTCTCGACCCTGACCGGGAGATTGCTTTCCCGGCCTCGGTTGTCGAAATGCTGCGGGGCGATCTCGGCCAGCCGCCTGGCGGATGGCCGGAGGGGCTCGTCAGGAAGGCGCTGAAGGGCGAGACGCCCTCCACGGCGCGGCCGGGCTCGCTTCTCGCGGATTGCGATCTCGATGCCGCGCGTAGCGAGGCGGCGAAGGTGCTCGACGAGGACGCCGGTGACGCGGCTTTGGCGGCCCATCTCATGTACCCAAAGGTGTTCGCGGAATTCGCGGGTGCGCAGCGTAAATACGGGCCCGTATCCATGCTGCCCACACCCGTGTTCTTCTACGGCATGGGGGTCGGCGACGAGATCTCCGTGGAGATCGAGAAGGGCAAGGCGCTCGTCCTACGCCTGCAGGCTATAGGCGAGACCGATGAAGAGGGACAGGTTCGGGTTTTCTTCGAACTCAACGGGCAGCCGCGCATCGCCAAGGTGCCGAACCGGGTCGCTGTTGCCTCGCAGCCCGAACGCCGCAAGGCCGAGGATGGCAATGATGCCCATGTGGCCGCGCCCATGCCTGGTTCTGTCTCCTCGATCGCCGTTGCGGTCGGCCAGCCCGTGAAGGCCGGCGATGTCCTCCTGACGATTGAGGCCATGAAGATGGAAACTACCCTTCATGCGTCGCGTGACGGAACGGTGGCTGAGATTCTCGTGCATCGCGCCAGTCCGATCGATGCGAAGGACCTCTTGATCGTGCTGTCTTAG
- the xylG gene encoding Xylose/arabinose import ATP-binding protein XylG produces MTTPIITMRGIVKTFGAVQALRDVDLHLMPGEILGLVGDNSAGKSTLMKVLTGAYTRDGGDVLLNGEITHFNSPHESRDLGIEMIYQDFALCGNMDVGQNIFLGRWPRRFGLFVDRPRMYEEARAVLSRLKVDVNSVFQKVESLSGGRQQSVAIARAISFNPKVVIFDEPTANLSVMATERLLETMSELKRQGVAQIIISHRLTDIFEVGDRIMVLKRGENVGDRYIVHTTEREVLELIVSGTRETALTADEAMKKAA; encoded by the coding sequence ATGACCACCCCGATCATCACGATGCGCGGCATCGTCAAGACTTTCGGCGCCGTGCAGGCCCTGCGGGATGTCGATCTCCATCTCATGCCGGGTGAGATTCTCGGCCTTGTAGGCGACAACTCCGCAGGCAAATCCACTCTCATGAAGGTGTTGACCGGCGCCTATACACGTGACGGCGGTGATGTCCTCTTGAATGGCGAAATCACCCATTTCAATAGCCCGCATGAGAGCCGCGACCTCGGGATTGAGATGATCTACCAGGACTTCGCGCTGTGCGGGAACATGGATGTCGGACAGAACATCTTTCTGGGCCGCTGGCCCCGGCGCTTCGGCCTCTTCGTTGACCGGCCGAGAATGTACGAGGAGGCCCGTGCGGTCCTCTCCCGGTTGAAGGTGGACGTGAACTCCGTCTTCCAGAAAGTCGAGAGCCTCTCAGGTGGACGCCAGCAGTCCGTGGCCATCGCGCGCGCCATTTCCTTTAATCCGAAGGTCGTGATCTTCGACGAGCCCACCGCCAATCTGTCTGTCATGGCGACGGAACGGCTGCTCGAAACCATGAGCGAGCTCAAGCGGCAGGGTGTCGCGCAAATCATCATCTCGCACCGCCTCACCGATATCTTCGAGGTCGGCGACCGCATCATGGTGCTGAAGCGCGGTGAAAATGTCGGCGATCGCTATATCGTCCATACCACCGAACGCGAGGTGCTCGAGCTTATTGTTTCAGGCACGCGCGAGACCGCCTTGACGGCTGACGAAGCCATGAAAAAGGCGGCTTGA